The nucleotide window cgggccgggccccgccgcgccaGCGCGGGCTGCGGCCTCCCCCGAACCCCCTCGCGCACCTTGGGGTTGCCGAACACGTCGCCCTTGACCAGGTTGCGGGCCTCGGCGCCCGCCAGGACGTGGCTGCGGAGGTAGCTGATGATGTCGTCGGGGCTGTAGCGGGGGAAGGTCAGCGTCTCCATCCCGGCGCCGGGCAACGGCCGCGCCGCCAACCGCCCCTCGCCGGCCGCAGCTTGAATCTGGCGGGCACCGCCTCCGCCACCGCCCCGCGTCACGCGCAAGCCCGCCGGTGGCCTATCCGCGACGGCGCCGGCGGGAGAGGGGGCGGGGCTTGGCGAGGCTCCGCCCCGCCCGGGCGCGCGGCGGCCGTTGGCCGTTAGGGGCGGGGCGGCCTGAGGCGCTcggggagccggggcgggggggaggaggaagggcggcgggagcgggggaGGGGAGCGGACGGCCCGGTCGCCGCGGCTGCCGCAGCCGAGGGAGCGGCGGCCTCGCCCCTGCCGGGCTCGGGCTGTGGGGTGCCGCAGCTCCCACCGCCGCGCCAGGTGCCGCTTCCAGCCGGAGCGCGGGGCGGCTCCCCTGGGCCGCCAGCGCCTGCCGCTGCCCGGGCGCTGGGAGGCCGCCCGCAGGCCGGCTTCGTCGTGCTGAGCGCTGCCCGGGCCCCTGCGGCCGGCGGCCCTCTGTCGGGGGCAGGGCGGGTCCTCCTGCTGAGGGGTGGGCAGGCGGAGGAGCGCCATGGCAAGTCAGCAGAGGGAGCTGAGGCGGCTCTGGAGAATTCGTCCTCGGTAAAAATGCCTCTGGAAGAACCTCCTTAGCTGCCTTCTCCGGCCTCCAGAAAGGAGACGAAGCCAGTCCAGCGCATTGCGCAGGGCACAAGTGACCACCGCTCGGATTTTGACACCATCTGTGGAAAAAATTGCACTGTTCGCACCCACCCTGCACAGTTTCGATGCTCTCACCCGATGCGCGCCTTCCCCGCACCGCCACTCGGCCGAAAGCTGCGTCCGCTCGGCCAGCGAGGTCACGGCACTGTCCCCGAAGCTGGGCAGCTTTTGCAAGCCGTTGACATCACAGAGGTGTCAGCTGGCACTGAGTGCGACATGGAGACGCTCCAGCCACCGTTCCGCACTTGCCAATGTAGAAACCGGGCTCGGTTTCCAGTCAGGCGCTCTGCCAAGGAGTCAGGTGAGTCACGGACACAAAACGCTTCCCGACAGCCTTGCAGCCGGACAGCTCCTCGGCATGGCTGTGATGGTAATGGAGCTTCCATAGGGCTGCTTGCAGCCCCCAAAGGGCTGAGTGGCCTGGAAGGTCTTAGACCATGTCTCCTTCAGGTAGACCACGGCCCCTGAGCCTCATGTTTCttttggggatggggatggcaTCGGAGAGGATCAACTGCCCAAGCAGGTGTAGCTGTCAGTACCTGGAAGTGAACTGCACAGGGCAGCAGTTGCAGGAATTCCCTGTGGCCATCCCGCTGGACACCAGGCAGCTGATTCTGGCAGCAAACAACGTCTCGTACCTGCCAGCAGTGGAATTGAGCTTCTTGGCTGATTTGGTCTATCTGGACTGCAGGAAGAACCTCTTGGGGGATGACCTGGATTTCAGTTTCATTGGTGTGGCCAAGCTTGTCTATCTGGACCTCAGCTTCAACAACCTCACACAGGTCACCTTCAGCACCTTCTCACACCTCCTCAGCCTGGTGGTGCTGAAGATCTCGGACAATCCCAACCTTGTAGCCATCGAGAAGGATGCTTTTGCCAACAACACCTGGCTGAGGCACCTGGATGTGAGCCGGACAGGCTTAAAGTTCCTGGACACCAGCACTGTCCGGGACCTGCCCAACCTGAGGTTTCTGGGGCTCAGTGACAACCTGTGGCACTGCAACTGTTCCTTTTTGGACTTCATCACCTGGATGACAGAGAGCAACGTTCTTTTTCCAGGTGAGAGCTGTGTGAGCAGgacctccctcctcctgcagatCTGTGTGGAATGGATGGGGCCCTCTGTTCTCTTTCCCAAAACTTCAGCTCACAAGGCTGTGCCGCCGCACGTTGACTGTGGGTCCCATCTTCTGGTGTTGCACAAAACATGGATCAGAGCAGCTGGGTTACACGCGTTCCACCCACAGAGGGTCACAGTTGCTCACACCCTCAGGACAGTCAGGGAGGTGTAGCCTGTAGCTAGGACATTGCTGCTGCTCCAAAACGCCTGGCTCCAGCCTCAGGAGGTGTCCCTGTGCCTGCGAGTCACAGCACCCCGTGGCTGCAGTGTCAAGAACAAGGAGCCCAACGTGGCTCTGGGGAGATCTGAACTCGGAAAGCTGCTGTTCTGAATTTCCTGCCTTGGCTCCAGCTGCTCTGATCGCTTGGTGCTGCTGCAGTACCAGTATGTCTGTAATGATCAGTTAACCCCCCCCTCTGTGGAAATGCTCTCCTGCCTCTGTTCTGACTTGTTCGGGGCAACCTCTCCAGCCCTGAGCTCTCCACCGTTTGGCCAGTGTCCCCTTCACCTCGAACACCTCCCGCTAGCCTCTTGTGCACAATGTGCCTGGCAGGTAAACCTCATTTGTGCAACCTCTACAGCAGCCATTCTGCTCAATGCTGGAAACAAAGCTGGGTTGAAAGCCAAtcagcttctcttctgctctcaTCCCTCACTGACGGGGTCTCCGGGAAAAGTTTGGGTAGTGTGGAAGCCATTGAGAGTTTAGCTGCTGACTTCTGTGGGGCTGTGATCACACCCTACTTCCCACTGACCTATTTCTGTACATGAAGAGTATACACCATGCCCTTTGCCTTAAGAGCATGGCAGCTGTTGTTCTAAGATagataaaaattacaaatcCTGCAATCTCCAGCTGTCACGGTGCTCCTCAGCCCTCAGAGCAGGTACGTTTGACTGATTCTCTGTGTCAGACTGTGACCCAATGCTCAGAAGTCAGCAAAAGACCTTTTGCTGTTCCCGTGGGAGCTTTGGTTTGGGTCCCAGCTGACATTTGATGGTCAGAGTGAAACAGAACACAAGTTGTGCTCAGAAAAGCCTCTGTATCCTTATGGCTGGGAGGCTCCATATgttccccctcttcctccagaACCCCAGAGCAAATTGGCTGTCTTTTATTtgaagttttccaaaataagaGATGCATGTGCAATGCAGGTGAGCACCAagtcccacaggctgcagcagcagagtgcAGCTTGCTTCTGAATAAAAGCCATTTCTTGAATACAGGGTCTCCAAGACTTCTTTCCTTACATCATCTAGGATCACAAAATCAGCTGTTTCCCATCATATTGAGGCATTCTACAACTGGGCCGTGGACGCTGAGTGTTCATGAGGCAGGGTAATCACCAGTTCCCTTTCCCAGAAAAACACTGGTCCCAAGGGCAAAGCTTcgctctgcagctgcagcacatcAACTCgatttttccaaactgaaaagGAACACAGCACAGCACCTGCTAACAAAGAAAGCTTGGTTTTGAGTAATGCATGACAGAATGGTGAGAGAGctgcaaaagagaaactgtTTGAGAAAGCGTCCATCAAATAAGAAAGGGCCACGAAAGAGCCcatggggagaaaagggaacGGCAAATGGAAGCTGGTGTTAGGACAGAACCTAATTAAGGACATCTCTGTGTCTTACTAGGTGTAGTAAGCTCCCTATAGATGGTAAAGTCTTTTAATTTCCACATACAGGTTACAGGCAGTTATGGAACAGTGTAAAAAAGTACTGTTCTTAGCAGTAAGATTGGAGGTAACTCACTGAACCCTGGAACAGGAGAATAAAGCTCACTGCAGGCAATTTGAGAGGGTAGGAGTAGGAAAGGCAGTGGCAGGAAAGACTGGGGGTATGAGTATGGATTCCTGCACTGTCCTCTGGAAAATGGGAAAGCCAAAGAAACCAGGGAGCCTGTGGAGGCTGCTCCACTTCCCTACTCTGTTGGGCTTTGCTGTGTCCTGGCGAGATGCTGTGGGTGAGTCCGCAGGAGGCCGTGTGCCTCCCAGGACTGGTGTGAGGGCTGCGCAAAACTTTCACACTGTGCAAAATTTTCACACTGCCGGTAAGCATATGCAGGCTGGACACTCTGTATCACCAACACCCGCCTGCCTTTaggcagggaaaggcagctcCCTCTTCGTTGGGACTGAGGTGGCCCAAAACC belongs to Aquila chrysaetos chrysaetos chromosome 12, bAquChr1.4, whole genome shotgun sequence and includes:
- the LRRC52 gene encoding leucine-rich repeat-containing protein 52 isoform X1, which gives rise to MRAFPAPPLGRKLRPLGQRGHGTVPEAGQLLQAVDITEVSAGTECDMETLQPPFRTCQCRNRARFPVRRSAKESGRPRPLSLMFLLGMGMASERINCPSRCSCQYLEVNCTGQQLQEFPVAIPLDTRQLILAANNVSYLPAVELSFLADLVYLDCRKNLLGDDLDFSFIGVAKLVYLDLSFNNLTQVTFSTFSHLLSLVVLKISDNPNLVAIEKDAFANNTWLRHLDVSRTGLKFLDTSTVRDLPNLRFLGLSDNLWHCNCSFLDFITWMTESNVLFPVADNITCYTPEDLRALKMPAVEAHLHFNCLTRLYKQDYIFLCLIGFCIFFAGTVAAWLAGVCAVIYAVHTSKGEEEEEEDDTVT
- the LRRC52 gene encoding leucine-rich repeat-containing protein 52 isoform X2; this translates as MSPSGRPRPLSLMFLLGMGMASERINCPSRCSCQYLEVNCTGQQLQEFPVAIPLDTRQLILAANNVSYLPAVELSFLADLVYLDCRKNLLGDDLDFSFIGVAKLVYLDLSFNNLTQVTFSTFSHLLSLVVLKISDNPNLVAIEKDAFANNTWLRHLDVSRTGLKFLDTSTVRDLPNLRFLGLSDNLWHCNCSFLDFITWMTESNVLFPVADNITCYTPEDLRALKMPAVEAHLHFNCLTRLYKQDYIFLCLIGFCIFFAGTVAAWLAGVCAVIYAVHTSKGEEEEEEDDTVT